One window from the genome of Paraconexibacter algicola encodes:
- a CDS encoding HAD family hydrolase: MDRAYDVVLLDALGTLLDLEPPGPHLVAALAARGVTVGEDLAHRAMVAEMTYYRAHCDGAGTPAALEDLRDRCAAIVARELGAAVAALPAIEVRAAMLDAFRFPAYPEVPAVLRALRATGARLVVVSNWDVSLHDALRAAGLDGLLDGAVSSAETGVAKPDPALLHAALGLVPAVAPDRVLMVGDTPPDVLAARAAGVAAVLVDRFGAVAADDPLLTGPPRAHHAPDLRGLPELVAGPGPYPG, from the coding sequence ATGGACCGCGCCTACGACGTCGTGCTGCTCGACGCGCTCGGCACGCTGCTGGACCTCGAGCCGCCCGGGCCGCATCTCGTCGCCGCGCTCGCCGCGCGCGGCGTCACCGTCGGCGAGGACCTCGCCCACCGCGCCATGGTCGCCGAGATGACCTACTACCGGGCCCACTGCGACGGGGCGGGCACCCCCGCGGCCCTCGAGGACCTGCGCGACCGCTGCGCGGCGATCGTCGCGCGGGAGCTCGGCGCCGCCGTGGCCGCGCTCCCGGCCATCGAGGTGCGCGCCGCGATGCTCGACGCGTTCCGCTTCCCCGCCTACCCGGAGGTCCCGGCGGTCCTGCGCGCGCTGCGCGCGACCGGCGCCCGACTCGTCGTCGTCAGCAACTGGGACGTCTCGCTGCACGACGCGCTGCGTGCCGCCGGTCTCGACGGGCTGCTCGACGGAGCGGTGTCCAGCGCCGAGACCGGGGTCGCCAAGCCCGACCCGGCACTGCTGCACGCCGCGCTCGGGCTCGTCCCCGCCGTCGCGCCGGACCGCGTGCTGATGGTCGGCGACACGCCACCGGACGTGCTCGCCGCCCGCGCCGCCGGGGTGGCCGCCGTGCTCGTCGACCGCTTCGGCGCGGTCGCGGCCGACGACCCGCTGCTCACCGGCCCGCCGCGCGCCCACCACGCGCCCGACCTGCGCGGGCTGCCTGAACTGGTCGCGGGCCCCGGTCCGTACCCTGGGTGA
- a CDS encoding CPBP family intramembrane glutamic endopeptidase encodes MTDLRDTTTAVPGQRSAPPPQFPELPDGVEPGTRVPRWKPWTAFVALIIGFVAASMGFIVIASISTAFGYTFEDPPPGVTIIATIVQNVFLIGAAVFFAAKVARPRPWQFGLRRPAWWPAVGWTALAFVTFLAFSAIWVSALGLQNEEDTLPTELGVDESTAALIAVAFLVTVVAPVGEELFFRGFYFRALANWKGIWPAAIITGITFGSIHAGGSPIGFLVPLGFFGFVLCLLYVRTKSLYPPIVLHAINNSIAFGSTQDWSWQIPLVLAGSLAIISLGAYAVRRGWGPAPARSLPV; translated from the coding sequence ATGACGGATCTGCGCGACACGACGACCGCCGTCCCGGGCCAGCGTTCGGCCCCGCCGCCGCAGTTCCCGGAGCTCCCGGACGGCGTCGAGCCGGGCACCCGGGTCCCGCGCTGGAAGCCGTGGACCGCGTTCGTCGCGCTGATCATCGGGTTCGTCGCCGCGTCGATGGGCTTCATCGTCATCGCGTCGATCTCGACCGCCTTCGGCTACACGTTCGAGGACCCGCCTCCCGGCGTCACGATCATCGCCACGATCGTCCAGAACGTCTTCCTCATCGGGGCCGCCGTGTTCTTCGCCGCGAAGGTCGCGCGCCCGCGACCGTGGCAGTTCGGCCTGCGTCGCCCCGCCTGGTGGCCCGCGGTCGGCTGGACCGCGCTGGCGTTCGTCACGTTCCTGGCGTTCAGCGCCATCTGGGTCTCCGCGCTCGGCCTCCAGAACGAGGAGGACACGCTGCCCACCGAGCTCGGCGTCGACGAGTCGACCGCCGCGCTGATCGCCGTCGCGTTCCTCGTCACCGTCGTCGCCCCCGTCGGCGAGGAGCTGTTCTTCCGCGGCTTCTACTTCCGCGCGCTGGCGAACTGGAAGGGCATCTGGCCGGCGGCGATCATCACCGGGATCACGTTCGGGAGCATCCACGCGGGCGGCTCCCCGATCGGCTTCCTCGTGCCGCTCGGCTTCTTCGGCTTCGTGCTCTGCCTGCTGTACGTCCGGACGAAGTCCCTGTACCCGCCGATCGTCCTGCACGCGATCAACAACTCGATCGCGTTCGGCAGCACGCAGGACTGGAGCTGGCAGATCCCGCTCGTGCTCGCGGGCAGCCTCGCGATCATCAGCCTGGGCGCCTACGCGGTCCGTCGCGGCTGGGGTCCGGCGCCCGCCCGGTCGCTGCCGGTCTAG